In Flavobacterium sp. CS20, a single window of DNA contains:
- a CDS encoding viroplasmin family protein — translation MAKQKYYVVWDGHNPGIYKTWEDCKLQIKNYSQAKYKSFHSLATAEEAFNMGFYEFQKLSKLNQLKPKLPREVQLNSICVDAASSGNPGKMEYRGVETQTRKVLFQKGPFEQATNNIGEFLALVHGLAFLQKQQSSRVLYSDSKIAIGWVKQKRCKTKLKLTQSNAEVFELIKRAEIWLKTHSYKTKILKWETKIWGEIPADFGRK, via the coding sequence ATGGCTAAACAAAAATATTACGTGGTTTGGGATGGACATAATCCTGGAATTTACAAGACTTGGGAAGACTGTAAGTTGCAAATCAAAAATTATTCACAAGCCAAATACAAGTCTTTTCATAGTCTGGCTACTGCTGAAGAAGCGTTTAATATGGGCTTTTATGAATTTCAAAAACTCAGCAAGCTCAATCAACTCAAGCCTAAGTTACCGCGTGAAGTTCAACTTAATTCTATCTGTGTTGATGCGGCTTCAAGCGGTAATCCTGGAAAGATGGAATACCGAGGCGTAGAAACTCAAACCCGAAAGGTTTTATTTCAAAAAGGTCCATTTGAACAAGCTACAAATAATATTGGCGAATTTTTGGCTCTCGTGCATGGTTTAGCCTTTTTGCAAAAACAACAAAGCTCAAGAGTTTTATATTCTGATTCTAAAATAGCCATCGGTTGGGTAAAACAAAAACGCTGCAAAACCAAGCTTAAACTCACCCAAAGCAATGCTGAAGTATTTGAATTGATCAAACGTGCAGAAATTTGGCTCAAAACCCATTCTTATAAAACTAAAATCTTAAAATGGGAAACTAAAATTTGGGGCGAAATTCCTGCTGATTTTGGGAGAAAGTAA
- a CDS encoding gliding motility lipoprotein GldD: protein MGIKKAISLSVLAVLSFACQDHDALPKPKAFLALEYPKPQYFKTELNCPFSFIVNSLSKINDSIQNRPCWLDITYPEMKGSIYISYYPVENNLKSLIIDAQKLPLKHEIKADAILSQSFINDEHNTYGLFYEIEGNLLLKLNFT, encoded by the coding sequence ATGGGTATAAAAAAAGCAATTAGTTTAAGTGTTTTAGCAGTTTTAAGCTTTGCTTGTCAAGACCATGACGCTTTACCTAAACCAAAAGCCTTTTTAGCCTTAGAATATCCTAAACCTCAATATTTCAAAACAGAGTTAAATTGCCCTTTTAGCTTTATCGTTAACAGCCTATCCAAAATAAATGATAGTATTCAAAATCGCCCCTGTTGGTTAGACATCACCTATCCTGAAATGAAAGGCTCTATTTACATCAGTTATTATCCTGTTGAAAATAATTTAAAATCTCTCATTATTGATGCTCAAAAATTGCCCTTGAAACACGAAATTAAAGCTGATGCTATTTTATCACAATCCTTTATCAATGATGAACACAACACATATGGCTTGTTTTATGAAATTGAAGGTAATCTGCTTCTCAAGCTCAATTTTACTTAA
- a CDS encoding TonB-dependent receptor, whose amino-acid sequence MEGTSNGTTTDFDGKYSISVERGKKLIFSYVGFKTESILIEDQTTINVSLEDDVQSLDEIVVVGYGGQKKADLTGAITTVKSDVIEKTPANNIMQSLQGRVAGLQIISSGSPGSGPSVRIRGVNSFVAGGSPLYVVDGVFYDNIDFLDSSQIESISVLKDASSIAIFGQKGTNGVVIVETKGGKTNKKPTFTYSGFTGLQNAQNIVQMANAEQFVTMAMESGSQADIQFVENAIQRFGRSRINPNLPDVNTDWYDEILRTAPIQNHNIGVTGGTEKTSYGVNASYFSQEGILDMKNEYERFNIQSNIDVEVSDRIKVGANALFSNAERFIPENGAWFQAYFAVPILPVFDYLNTEATPIPYSDATLLGYRGSQNPFPVMRFNDNREKQRRTLTSIYAEYSIIPDKLTFRTFYSHDYSTFSVRNVRKPYFISENSQRAVSSITRVERNVSNQYWDNILTYNDSFGEHDLKVIAGTSYRDEQFNALTATGDDITGIDFETSWFLDFADPSSFANQVNGNGDRLYSFAYLGRAEYSFKDKYLINGTYRYEGDGRFPKEIWLGTGSVGLGWVISEENFMENNKIFDFLKLRGSWGQLPNGALTGSAGTRTISTLTTAINDMLVNGIISTNNFTDLEREILEETNVGISAKMFDNKLSLELDYFRRDTKKLVIPVIQPIAGNTVLENAGEMRNTGFELVATWSQVINDNWNFSVSGNIGTLDNEMTKINNGLGYIDTGSAEFRQRSILGEPREAFFGLEVAGVYQNAEQIANDPIAIENNLEPGDFIYKDQNNDGIIDDQDRTVIGSYLPDITYGGNFQVSYKNFDLSVAFAGQAGNEILNRRRGEVIFTNDTNIDADFAKNRWHGEGTTNSYPSSAGRRKGWNQRLSTFFIEDGWFFRIQNAQLAYTLNSKTFGEKIPEIRLTLTAERPLTVFDYNGFNPEQPNGVDRQTFPVPAIYTFGINIKI is encoded by the coding sequence ATCGAGGGAACGTCTAATGGTACAACAACAGATTTTGATGGTAAATACTCAATCAGTGTAGAGCGAGGAAAAAAACTAATCTTTAGTTATGTAGGATTTAAAACTGAAAGTATCTTAATAGAAGACCAAACCACAATTAATGTATCTCTGGAAGATGATGTTCAATCTTTAGATGAAATAGTTGTAGTTGGTTATGGTGGTCAGAAAAAAGCTGATTTAACTGGAGCTATAACCACTGTAAAGTCTGATGTTATTGAAAAAACACCTGCTAACAATATTATGCAATCCTTACAAGGTAGAGTAGCTGGGCTACAAATTATCAGTAGCGGTTCTCCTGGATCAGGTCCATCAGTTAGAATAAGAGGTGTTAATTCTTTTGTCGCTGGTGGTAGTCCTTTATATGTTGTAGATGGAGTTTTTTATGACAACATAGATTTCCTAGACAGCAGTCAGATAGAGAGTATATCAGTTTTAAAAGATGCATCTTCGATAGCAATCTTTGGTCAAAAAGGAACAAATGGTGTTGTAATTGTAGAAACTAAAGGTGGCAAGACCAACAAAAAACCTACATTTACCTACAGTGGATTCACAGGACTTCAAAATGCTCAAAACATTGTACAAATGGCTAATGCAGAGCAATTTGTTACAATGGCTATGGAATCTGGTTCTCAAGCTGATATTCAATTTGTTGAAAATGCAATCCAAAGATTTGGACGAAGCAGAATAAATCCTAATCTACCTGATGTTAATACAGACTGGTATGATGAAATATTAAGGACTGCTCCTATTCAAAATCATAACATAGGTGTAACAGGAGGCACAGAAAAAACCTCTTATGGAGTAAATGCTAGTTACTTTTCTCAAGAAGGTATTTTAGATATGAAAAATGAATACGAACGTTTCAATATTCAATCAAATATTGATGTAGAAGTATCTGATAGGATAAAAGTAGGAGCTAATGCCTTATTTAGTAATGCTGAAAGATTTATCCCTGAAAATGGAGCTTGGTTTCAGGCTTATTTTGCTGTACCTATTCTACCTGTATTTGACTATCTTAATACTGAGGCAACACCTATTCCTTATTCAGATGCGACATTACTTGGTTATAGAGGTTCTCAAAACCCTTTTCCAGTTATGAGATTTAATGATAATAGAGAAAAACAAAGACGAACATTAACAAGTATATATGCCGAATATTCAATTATTCCAGACAAATTAACTTTTAGAACGTTTTACAGTCACGATTATTCAACATTTTCAGTTCGTAATGTAAGAAAACCTTATTTTATTTCAGAAAACTCACAAAGAGCTGTATCTTCTATTACTAGAGTAGAAAGAAACGTATCCAATCAATATTGGGATAATATTTTAACTTATAATGACTCATTTGGGGAACATGATTTAAAAGTTATAGCTGGCACATCATATCGCGACGAACAGTTTAATGCATTAACAGCAACTGGAGATGATATAACAGGAATAGATTTTGAAACTTCTTGGTTTTTAGATTTTGCAGACCCAAGCTCTTTTGCTAATCAGGTTAATGGCAATGGTGATAGATTATATTCCTTTGCCTATTTGGGAAGAGCAGAATATAGCTTTAAAGATAAATACTTAATTAATGGAACTTATAGATATGAAGGTGATGGAAGATTTCCTAAAGAAATATGGTTAGGAACAGGAAGTGTTGGTTTAGGTTGGGTCATCTCTGAAGAGAATTTTATGGAAAATAACAAAATATTTGATTTTCTTAAACTAAGAGGGAGTTGGGGACAATTGCCAAATGGGGCTCTAACTGGTAGTGCCGGAACTAGAACCATATCTACACTTACAACTGCAATAAACGATATGCTAGTTAATGGTATTATAAGCACAAACAATTTTACAGATTTAGAAAGAGAAATTTTAGAAGAAACTAATGTTGGTATTAGTGCCAAAATGTTTGATAACAAACTTTCTTTAGAATTAGACTATTTTAGAAGAGATACTAAAAAACTGGTCATCCCAGTTATTCAACCCATTGCTGGTAATACTGTATTAGAAAATGCTGGAGAAATGAGAAATACTGGTTTTGAGCTTGTCGCTACATGGTCTCAAGTTATTAATGATAATTGGAATTTTTCAGTAAGTGGTAATATTGGCACATTGGATAATGAAATGACTAAAATAAACAACGGTCTCGGATACATAGATACTGGCTCTGCAGAATTTAGACAGAGGTCTATTTTAGGCGAACCAAGAGAAGCCTTTTTCGGTTTAGAAGTAGCCGGTGTTTACCAAAATGCAGAGCAAATTGCAAATGATCCAATTGCTATTGAAAACAACTTAGAACCTGGAGATTTTATATATAAAGACCAAAATAATGATGGAATTATTGATGACCAGGATAGAACAGTAATAGGTTCCTATTTACCAGATATAACTTATGGTGGAAATTTTCAAGTTTCATACAAAAATTTTGACCTATCGGTAGCATTTGCAGGTCAAGCAGGTAATGAAATTTTGAACCGAAGACGGGGTGAAGTCATATTTACCAATGACACTAATATAGATGCTGATTTTGCTAAAAACAGATGGCATGGTGAAGGCACTACTAATTCTTACCCATCTTCGGCTGGGAGAAGAAAAGGCTGGAATCAAAGACTATCTACGTTTTTTATTGAAGACGGATGGTTTTTTAGAATACAAAATGCACAATTGGCTTACACTCTGAATTCAAAAACTTTCGGAGAAAAAATACCAGAAATAAGACTTACCCTAACAGCTGAAAGACCTTTAACAGTATTTGATTACAATGGGTTTAACCCTGAGCAACCAAATGGAGTAGATAGGCAAACCTTTCCTGTTCCAGCTATATACACTTTTGGAATAAACATTAAAATCTAA